The DNA sequence CGGCGCAGCACGTGTGGCCGGGCGGTCCGCACGACGCCTGGCAGACCCTCGACTGCGCGCTCGAGGTGCCGCCCGCCGCCGTCGCCGAGACCCTGGTGACCGGACGCGACGAGCCCGTGCACATCGTGCGCCGCTCCCGGGTCTCCCACGGTCAGCCCGTCGCCGCCGAACTGCTGTACATCCCGGCGGACTCGGTGCGCGACCTGTCCGGCATCGACGCGCCGTCCGGCGCCGCCCGCGCGCGTGCGGTGCTGCGCGAACTGCAGCGGCTGGAACTGGAGCGGCAGGAGAACACGGTGGAGCTCGGCTCCGCCCGCGCGGACGACGCCAGGGAGCTGGACCGCCTGCCGGGCGCCCCCGTCCTCGTCGTCACCACCCGCTTCATCGCCCGCGGGCGCACCGCCGCGCTCTCCGTGGCCACCTACCGCGCGGACACCTGCCGGCTGACGTTCGGCGACTCCGGCGGCGTGGAGATCCACCACGGCCCCGAGCGCCACGCCTCCTGAACACGGCCGACCGGGCTCCCGCGTAGGGCCGGCCACGCTCCGGGCGCGGCCGGCCGTCGCGCGTCCGGGGACGGCCGGCCACGCACCTGAGCACGGTCGGCGGCCACGCTCCCGAGGGCGCCCGGCGGTCACGCTCCCCGAGCGCGGCCGCCCGGCCCGCTCCCGAGGCCGGCCGGGAGGCGCGCCCCGGCGGCACACCCAACGGCGCCCCGGCGGCACACCCAACGGCGCCCCGGCGGCACACCCAACGGCGCCCCGGCGGCACACCCAACGGCGCCCCGGCGGCACACCCAACGGCGCCCCGGCGGCACACCCAACGGCGCCCCGGCGGCACACCCAACGGCACACCTAACGGCGTGCCGTCACCGTGCCCTCCACCGCGAAGAGCTGCTCCTCCACATGGTCCAGCGCCAGCCGCACCGCGCCGGTGGCGACCGCCGCCTCTCCCAGGTGGGACAGGGCGACCCTCGGCGGGCGCAGGCAGTAGCGGGCGAGTTCGCGGCGCAGCGGCTCCAGGACCCCGTCCAGGCCG is a window from the Streptomyces capillispiralis genome containing:
- a CDS encoding GntR family transcriptional regulator, coding for MGTTQLETVPEPKYWHLRTVLSEALDSEFSVGEILPNERDLAARFGVARATLRQALEQLELEGRLQRRRGVGTTVAPPRMGVSVGTAQHVWPGGPHDAWQTLDCALEVPPAAVAETLVTGRDEPVHIVRRSRVSHGQPVAAELLYIPADSVRDLSGIDAPSGAARARAVLRELQRLELERQENTVELGSARADDARELDRLPGAPVLVVTTRFIARGRTAALSVATYRADTCRLTFGDSGGVEIHHGPERHAS